From the genome of Setaria viridis chromosome 1, Setaria_viridis_v4.0, whole genome shotgun sequence:
CACCTCGTCAGCTCATTCATCAGTAAACCCTTATCAGGAACCAGATTAACATAGTACTACTACTAGTACTTGGTGGTTTTCATCAGGTGGATACTTACGAGTTCATACAGCTCATTCCCTTGCTCCGAGACATGCTCGTAGCACACCTGAACAAAATCAGAGACATGGCTCCCATGTTAGCTCATTGTTACACTGCCGCAAGGATTATCATTCATTCAACCGAGTCGAATGTAACAAGGGATGGTTATATCTTACATCGAAGCTCTTGTTCCTCGCCGTCGAATCGTGCAGCGCTTTCACGCAGATGTCCGCCACATCGGCGCAGCTGATGCCCTGCATCGTGAGTTCAAGGCCAACGCGGTTAGCATCTACAGGAACAATGGTAACTGTCTGACGAATCTTGCAGATATCGCAGTATACTGAATTCCACATATCTCACCTGAGAGATCCTGCTCCCTTGGTCGAAGATCAAGGCGCGCTGGCCCCCTGGTTCTTCCTGGAACAGACGAAACGGATGGCATGTTACTATGCAGCATATGGGATTCGGATTGAAGCAATTCAGTGACATCATATTGTTCAGCACTGTATGCATGTATGTATCTAAGGAAATTTGATCTTATGCCATCAACTCATTGTACCTGCAGCAGACCTGGGCGCACAATCGTATATCCGAGGCCAGATCTCCTCAATGCATCCTCTCCAGCCTAGCAAAATTGATGAGTACTAAGCTGATTAACTTTTCTGCATTAGGTGTGCATCAAGGAGAGTTTACAAGTGTATGTGCGTCAAGAACCTTCTTCGCTTTGAGGACTTGTTCTCGCCTGTTGGCTTCAATTCCTGAGCCAGTGCATGAGACCAGCACAATGTCTGTTTCTTGACCACTCTACAAAAGTAACCCCAAAAGTGTAAGGGAAAGAAAATGATCATAACAAAAGGTGGCACAAAGTGAAAACTTACCGGTAAAGCTTTTATAAACTCCATTTTCAGCTCAAAGTTTCTGGGGTCACTAGCTCCTTCAGATGAATCACCAGGTCTCTGCACCAGGTTTTCGTCGGTAACCAGTGTTTTCGTCGGTAACCAGTAAGCCAACAGTTCAGCAGAGCTAGCTTCTGTTGCAATGGAAAATCACAAACCATTTTGTACTGACCTGCTTCTTGGGCTCAAACCTGATGGTTAGTGTGTGCACAAGAAACGGGTCCAGTGGAGGATCCTGTGGGTTTACTGGCCGGAAAGCTGAAAACGGCACTCTTACCTGCACAAAGCAAACATTTTCTCTATATTCAGGAGTGCACAACCAGGTGCCTTAACAGCAGGGATTTATCTTCAGATGTCACTTACCCTGCAAAACCCAACTTTTGTGTTCATCCGGGCAAAATACTTCTTGCTCTGTGAGGTGTCAGCCAGCGGACCAGTCTCAAGAATAATAACATATGATCTTCCATTTCCACCCACCGAAAGAAGCAATCCATCATACCTTCAGGTGGAATAATGCAGCATAATACAGTATACACACGTCAAGATATTGTGACAGCAGACTAATAAGTTGAAATTGAAACAAAATACAACAGGTTGCAATACCTGTCTAGGGTGGAACCCAGAGGAAGCGAAAGCCGTTTAGACATTTCAACGTAGCCACCCCTTGTGAAAACAAACCCTGAAAGTAATGAACTCGAAGTGATTCATAAATCCTATCTCTAATAAACTGCGTAATATCATGCTCTGTGATAGTAGTTAGCAGGTGATACCTGAGAAAACAGCCTGTCCACTTTCTGCAAACTCAAATGACGCATCGGTGCCTCCATCGAATCTAGAAGGGTAGATATCCTGAAAGTATGATccctgccgcacctcccatcCTTTCACAGATTTGGCAGATTTGAATTTAGCAATCGTCAGTTTGCTCTTGCTGCTTTTACCAGCCCTTGACTGGGCCAGCTGATTGTAGTAATCCTGCAGAAACAGTTGATAGTTGGGTGAATAACTTAGCAGAAACATGCAGAAGCTACTCTTCCATGGTAATTAGAATGATCAATCATAAGAGATTTTGTTAAGTACCTGGAAAGCCTTGGTAACATTCCTCACTCCTTGGTTATCAACCCTGTTGAGGTCTCCGGTGATAGTCGAACGTGCGGTAGCGCAGTAGATTACCTTGTTGCAACCTGATACAGCAGCCTGAACTGAAGAAGGATCGCCGACATCGCCAACCACGATTTCCACAGACCTCGGAAGCATGTCGATCACTTCCGGATCATTCCTCCTGACCAATGCCTGTTGTAGAATAGCATTAGCATACGAACTGATGAAAACATTCAGATTTCACAAGAAACGCTATCGAAATTGCGTGACTGAAGATGAACCAAGAGGGAGGAGGGAATGAAGCTATGAAAGTACCTTGACGTTGTACCCGCGGAGCATGAGCTTGCGGACGACGATGCGGCCGATGCGGCTGGTGGCGCCAACGACGAGGACGGTGGTGTCCTGCGCGCCGGGCACGGTGAACTCGCACATGGGCCCGCCGCGGAAGAGGACGGCGGGGTCCTGCTCGGCcaccgcggcggaggaggcgctggaCATCTGGCCGAGCCGCGAGAACTTGCGCCACACCTCGTCGAACACCTGCCGGGACCGCCGGCCCAACCCCACCGGGTTCACGATCACGTCGTCCAGCGCCACCatccccctgccgccgccgctgccattcGCCGCCTCCGCGGGCTCGTCGGGGGCGAGCACCGTCATGGAGCCGGACTTAGTCGCCTTCCTGGACCGGCGGTTCCGTGACCTCCGgggcttcgccgccgccgtggtctcCTTGTCCAGCGTGGCGGACACCGGCGCCGGATTGGCGCTGGCGACGAAGCGGCATGAATTGCCATGGCGCTGCCTGCCATTGCTGTGCGGGAGGCCGAGGAacgccgaggacgacgacgtgCAGCGgggcgccgccatggcagccATCCACGGCGTCCTCTCGGGATCGGGAGATGGAGAGCAGGGAGCGTCGCCTGTACGGTTTTGTCCCGGGAGATTCTTGGCTGCCCGCGCGGGATTTTATGAAGAATCAGCGGAGTAATTCTACTCGCCACAACAATTCACGGCTTGTAAAAAGTCACTTGTGGAGTGGAAGGATTTCGCGTGGCAGCTGCGTTGGCTGGCAGCTCAAGCTGTGGGTGTGGCTGCCACTGCCGCGAGGCCGTGTGGGGCTCTCGCGGCAGAGGCGGACGCCAACTCGGCAGCGTCGAAGGAGGAATTTTGGAGGGAAACGAAGGGAAATCGTGGTGAGCTGGAGGGAGACGTGGCCGCCTCCGTGCGTCACGATGGGGCGACGTGGCCTCGCCGGCTTCACTTCTCGTTGATGGCTCCAGTTCTCTTCTTCGTGACAGCAAGAGATTCAAGAACAGTTTTGTGTGCTTCTGATATTTGGGTACGCCGATATGCACGATAATTCTATCATAATATGAtaatacaaagatacacagttaaaatataaaaaaatgatATATGCGAGTTGAATCAGTTAATCATGAACAGCCAGAGCCCAGATGGATGATGAGCAAGGGAGTGAAGGGGATCTCAGAAAACTCTAAACTGACTATTGTATCTTGCAAGGTAATGGTCTTACAGAGTACATGTGCTGATGGTATCCATGGGTGAAGTTCAGGAACTGATGCAGATACAGTGAGATTTTTCAACTAACCTAAGCCTCTAGGTTTCGTGCGGAGGAAAAACGCTGCCATTTTCTCCGGTTGAGGTATTTTTTTCTGGTGATCTGGAGCGCGGTTGCCAGTGTACGTAAGTCACGATCTCATTTCACGTGTGCTCTGGCTATAACAATTCGTGAGCCGATATCCACAGCAATGCTCCAAATTATTCAGGCCTTCTGGATAACTCTGAGCTTCGCACTTCTGCACCTCTGATTTAGTTTTTCCTCCTCTTGAGAAGGGGTTATTGGTCTTTTCGTGAGGACGATCCCGTTCCTTCCTTGCAGTCTCTGGTTAAACCATGGTTCATCTTCATCAAAGATGTCAGGGAGTGCCAGGTCgtcttcatcatcctcttcatcatcagctTCACCCCCATGGATGAGCTCCAAGAAGGTCTTCTTCACAATTCTGTCCTCCAGGCTGTGGAACGAGATTACAGCAAGACGGCCACCTGTCGCTAGGCAGTCAAAGCTTGAATGGAGTGAATCTTCCAGAACCCGGAGTTCATCATTAACTGCAATCCTAAGGGCCTGAAACACTCTTGTTGCAGTCTTAATCCAGCCCTGCCGTCCTGTAATTTATCAACCCCTCATGAGATTCTTTCCATATATCAATGTCTTGCAAAATTAtattagtttttttcttttgaaagttCTATTATATGCTACATAAGTAAATTTGGGAAACTGCAACCACAAAGCAAAAATACAGTACATCTACAAACCAGTACTATTGAGAAATTTACAAAATTTGATCATTCCAGAACAAAAATAAACAACCCCCGCATAATACTGAAAGTAAAAAGATAGTGAAGACTTCTAGCGGCACCATCATACAAGGATTGCACATACCTTTTGAGACGTTACATTTTCTCTGGATTAGTTTGACAAGGTCCCCAGTAGAGTGCAGACCACCCATTTCCCGGGCTTTAACAATTTGCTTCTGAAGGAATTGCCAATTGCTTTCCTCCCCATAATCACGCAGGATACGTCCAACTTCAAGCTCCGGCCAAGAATTCAAGATATCCTCTGCTCTTAAAGTTGCCTGTCTAATCTCATGTATAGGTAAGAGTAGTACAACAATTTGAAGACATTTTTGAACATATATACTGTTTAGTGACTCCAAACATGAACTAACATAATCCTTCTTTCTCGTAAACATAGTTTCAAAACGAAGCAATGACAAAGCAAGTGTAGTTTAAAATTTATAAATTGATTAATGtgacaaaaaaatatatgtatcATTAACTGAATACAAAATTCCTTGATAGACTTTGTGTGAGTTGGTATCATAAATAAGTGCCCTTAAAGATTTTCAGCTTAAGCTAACTGCCTATATAAGTGCTGCTCATAGATGAAGTAGCATAAGGTAGAAGTCGCCTTAAGATAGTCTTCATTGCAACGCTTCAACCTTGCAGCAATAAATGCTCATGGATGACAAATTTTCATAAGCGAGTAGAAGAAAAGACCTGAAAAAGAATAGCAATGTAACACTGACCTTAGGGTCCATGCGCATATCGAGAGGGCCATCCTGGAGGATACTGAATCCTCTGTTTGATCTGTTTACCTGATGGCAGTAACAAGATGATATGTGAATCAGCAAATGGAAAATGCGGAAACCTAATCATCACGTTCATAACTTTTAACTCAGTGACTGACCTGCATGGATGACATGCCAAGGTCAATGAGGATGCCATCAACTCCAGACGATCCAACAGCTAGGCTCTCGTCAACACTACCAAGAACTTGCTTGATGTACTTGAAGTTCTTGACGTGAGTGTAGGCACGCAGCGTTCCCTGCAAGGAACTATCTTCAGCTCCATTTCCTTCCCTACCAGCAAGGAAGGTCTCAATGTGCCCACGACCGATCTCCAGGGCAGTGGGGTCGATGTCCATGCCAACGTACAGCTCCATCTCCGGGTGTGCCTCCATCATCTACTACACAAAGCCGGAGAGGCATTCCATCAGTCAACTCAGCCGCACGAGCATTCCATCGAACACAATGTGGGCACTGGGCAGTAGCAACAGAGGCCACAGCGACAGGAGGAACGGAGCACGAAAGGAAGAGAAAACGCACGGCGAGGGAGtgcccggcggcgccgacggtgcAGTCGACGAAGGAGCGGAGCGAGCGGGGCCGGCGGAAGGCGGCGAGGACCTCGCCGAGCAACACGGGGACGTGGTGCGCGTGGCCATGGCGGCCGTAGAGGTCGGCATCGAAGGCGGCCGCAGAGCGCGTGCGCCGCTTGAGGTGCTCCTCCagcggccgccgctgcagccgctCGCCGCCCTTACCACCCGCCTTCGCCTTGGACTTGGCCTTGGTCTTCCCGGTGGCCTTGCAGGTGACTGCGTCATGCTTGCCGCGGCGATGCGGAACCgcgacggcaacggcggcggcgagagggcgcgcgggcgcgcgggggtGGAGGGCGAGGTGGTGGAAAGAGAAGAGGCGCCGGGCCGCTGccatcgccgccgtggccgaCGCGAGCGCGGCGCGAGGCGTGGATAAAACACGCGGGGAGCGAGCCAGTGCCACGGGGTGTCTCTGCGCCGTCCGATGCAGAAACGGACGGCCCGGATAAGCACTAGTCGTCACAGGTCGCTCGCACTGACTCGCTGATTTAAAAAATTCAGATAGGAAAATTTTGCATACATTTGTTTGGAGAGAAAAAACGCGTAAACCCTCTATATCGACGCGCACCACCACAAACATACTTTTCTTTTCCATATAAAAAAGTGAAAGGTTTTTAGATTCCGAACATCCGTTACTTGTTAAATGTGAATGTATTGATAAATCTTTATATACTAACTGTACATATGATTTATCCAATCGTTAGTCAAAATTTACAAGGTTTTTGAGTCTTTGGATCCGATTACGCCTTATATTTTGAAACAGGAGGAATACCCTGTTTTATCTAGTCTAAAAAAACTTACTGACCATTGTTTCTTCACAAATTTTATGGAACCAACATCCTATCCAAGTCTTTTGAAATACTAATCTACTTGGAGAGTTTTCATATCTAAATATGCTTACAATTCTACTAATTATCGGCCAAACTACAGTGTTTGTGCTTCTCAAAATAATAAAGTATCTCTTATTTACTTTCGAACGGGGTATAAAGTTCCAGTTCCATTAACAAGATACCACAAGGATCTGACACAAGTCAAGACTACAAGTACAGACAAGTATACAACAAGCACTGCTGCCTCCGTTGATCACCTGCACCTGAAAGAGCAAAAAATCGGAGCAGTGCAAATTCTACAAGAGACGAGATGGTGGATTTACTTTGCTTTATACTTTAAACAAAGATGC
Proteins encoded in this window:
- the LOC117851423 gene encoding protein HIGH CHLOROPHYLL FLUORESCENCE PHENOTYPE 173, chloroplastic; the encoded protein is MAAMAAPRCTSSSSAFLGLPHSNGRQRHGNSCRFVASANPAPVSATLDKETTAAAKPRRSRNRRSRKATKSGSMTVLAPDEPAEAANGSGGGRGMVALDDVIVNPVGLGRRSRQVFDEVWRKFSRLGQMSSASSAAVAEQDPAVLFRGGPMCEFTVPGAQDTTVLVVGATSRIGRIVVRKLMLRGYNVKALVRRNDPEVIDMLPRSVEIVVGDVGDPSSVQAAVSGCNKVIYCATARSTITGDLNRVDNQGVRNVTKAFQDYYNQLAQSRAGKSSKSKLTIAKFKSAKSVKGWEVRQGSYFQDIYPSRFDGGTDASFEFAESGQAVFSGFVFTRGGYVEMSKRLSLPLGSTLDRYDGLLLSVGGNGRSYVIILETGPLADTSQSKKYFARMNTKVGFCRVRVPFSAFRPVNPQDPPLDPFLVHTLTIRFEPKKQRPGDSSEGASDPRNFELKMEFIKALPSGQETDIVLVSCTGSGIEANRREQVLKAKKAGEDALRRSGLGYTIVRPGLLQEEPGGQRALIFDQGSRISQGISCADVADICVKALHDSTARNKSFDVCYEHVSEQGNELYELVAHLPDKANNYLAPALSVLEKNT
- the LOC117851434 gene encoding uncharacterized protein yields the protein MAAARRLFSFHHLALHPRAPARPLAAAVAVAVPHRRGKHDAVTCKATGKTKAKSKAKAGGKGGERLQRRPLEEHLKRRTRSAAAFDADLYGRHGHAHHVPVLLGEVLAAFRRPRSLRSFVDCTVGAAGHSLAMMEAHPEMELYVGMDIDPTALEIGRGHIETFLAGREGNGAEDSSLQGTLRAYTHVKNFKYIKQVLGSVDESLAVGSSGVDGILIDLGMSSMQVNRSNRGFSILQDGPLDMRMDPKATLRAEDILNSWPELEVGRILRDYGEESNWQFLQKQIVKAREMGGLHSTGDLVKLIQRKCNVSKGRQGWIKTATRVFQALRIAVNDELRVLEDSLHSSFDCLATGGRLAVISFHSLEDRIVKKTFLELIHGGEADDEEDDEDDLALPDIFDEDEPWFNQRLQGRNGIVLTKRPITPSQEEEKLNQRCRSAKLRVIQKA